One Anaerolineales bacterium genomic window, CCTGCCTTTCGCCGCCGGAACCTTCGACGGCGTGGTCAGCGGCTTCCTGCTGCGCAACGTTAGCGATGTGCCGGCGGCGCTCGCCGAGCAAGCGCGGGTCCTGCGCCGTGGAGGGAGGTTTGTCTGCCTGGACACCACACCGCCCGCCGCCGGATGGACGCGGCCGCTGCTGCACTTCCATCTGCATGTCGTCATCCCGCTGCTCGGCCGCTGGGTGGCGAGGGATCCCGAGGCGTACAATTACCTGCCCGATTCGACCGAACGTTTTTTGGAGGCCGAGGCGCTGGCTGCACGCCTCACCGCCGCCGGGCTGGCCCAGGCCGGGTACGTGCGCAGGATGCTGGGCACGGTCGCCATCCATTGGGCGAGCAAGCCCGTCTGAGAGGAGACCCAATCAGCGTGGAGGCTTCACGACGGCGGATCATCGTCGCCATCACCGGCGCCTCAGGCGCGATCTACGGTATCCGCAGCCTCGAGGCGCTGCGCTCGCTGGGCGTCGAAACCCATCTGGTGCTCAGCCCGGCGGCGCGCGTCACCATCCACCAGGAAACCGACCACAAGGTGAGCGAGGTCGAGGCGCTGGCCAGCGTGGTGCACGCCCCTCAGGACATCGGCGCCTCGATCGCCTCCGGTTCCTTCGTCACGCAGGGCATGCTGATCGCCCCGTGCTCGGTCAAGACGCTCTCGGCGGTAGCCAACAGCTACGCCGATGACTTGATCGGACGAGCGGCCGACGTCTGTTTGAAGGAGGGCCGGCCGCTGCTGCTGATGGTGCGTGAGACGCCACTCCACCGCGGCCACCTGCGCCTGATGGACCTGGCCGCCCAGGCCGGAGCGATCATCTTCCCTCCGGTGCCGTCGTTCTATGACCATCCGCAGTCGCTCGACGCCATCGTGCAGGCCACGGTCGGACGGGCGCTGCAGCGGCTGGGGATCGACAACGACGCCTATCGCACCTGGCAGGGACTGTGACTGGATCGACGGCCGGCTTCGCCGAGCCCGACCACGCCGCCCTGCTGGAGCTGTTGGAGGAGACGCCGGCGTTCACCCTGGCGACGCTCGACCCCGACGGTGCACCGCGCGCCACACCCCTGTTCTTCGCCGCCGACGACCTGGCGCTGGTCTTCCTCTCCGATCCGGCCAGCCAGCACAGCCGCAACCTGCAGGCAGACCCGCGCTGCGCTGCCTCGCTTTACCCCGCGATCGCTGACTGGCGCGAGCTGCGCGGGCTGCAGCTGCGCGGGCGAGCGCGCCGGCTGAGGGAGACCGAGGCGCCGCGCGCTCTCCAACTCTACCTGCGGCGCTTCCCGTTCGCCGCCGACCTGGCGCAGGCGGTCGAAGCCACCGCGCCCTATCGCTTCCAGCCCAACTGGATCCGCCGCATCGACAACCGTCAAGGATTCGGCTTCCAGCAGGAATGGGACCTCGATGGCTGAGAACGAGCGCCCCAAGGCCGCCGCGCTGGGCGAACCGTCCTACGTGTGGCGCGCCGGACAGGAGCGGCGTTGGCGGATGATCGAGGCCGCCGCCGGCAAGCGGCTGGCCGGCAGCGTGCTCGACAACGGCTGCGGCGTCGGTCTGTATCTGCGCCGGCTGGCAGGCAGCGCCCAGCGGGCGGTCGGCGTCGAGCTCGACTTCGAGCGCGGCGCCCAGGCGAAATCGGCGGCGCCGGTCGTCAACGCTGCCGCCGAAGCCCTGCCCCTCGCCTCCGCCGCCTTCGACCTGATCCTCTCGCACGAAGTGCTCGAGCACGTCGCCGACGACCAGGCCGCTCTGGCTGAGATGGCGCGCCTGCTCCGCCCCGGGGGCCGCCTGGTCCTGTTCGTCCCCAATCGGGGCTATCCCTTCGAAACGCACGGAGTCTACTGGCGCGGCCGCTACCGCTTTGGCAACATCCCGTTGGTCAACTACCTGCCGCGCCGCTGGCGGGACCGCCTGGCGCCGCACGTGCGCGCCTATCGAACGAGCGATATCGCCCACCTGTTGCAGGGTCTCCCGGCGAAGGTTGTCGAGCGGCGCGTGCTGTTCGGTGCCTATGACAACATCATCGCCCGCTGGCCGCCCGTCGGCCGGGGGCTTCGCGCCGTCCTGCAGCGGCTGGAACGCACGCCGCTGCGCGTTCTGGGGCTATCGCACTTCTGGGTGGTTGAGAAGCTCTTCCACTCACCCGCCAATCCTTCTGACGGACCCGCGCTCCGCAGCGGGACTCCTGTTCGACCCCCGGAGGGCCCATCATGACCAAAGGCAAGCGTTCGACTCCTCAGGGCGCAGCCGATGTGCCAAACCCCTCCCGGCACGGTACTCCCACGTGGGCACGCGCCTTGTGGTGGGCCACGTTGCTCTTGGGAGCCGCCGTGCTCCTGGCCTCCCTTCCCACGTACGCCCGCTTCATCCAGGGCCACAACCCGTTCTACCCGGAGGCTCCCGCTGATCCGTTTTCTACCATCGGCGGGCTGGCCTCCTTGTTCACCAGTCTCACCTGCTTCGCCCTGGCCATCGTCCTTTTTCGCCGCAAGCGGAACGAACCGATGGCCCTCTTCGTTTCCTTCTACCTGATCTCCTACGGCGCGATCCTGGCGGGACCGCTGGAGTTTCTCGGGCCTCTCCTTCCTTGGCTCGGGGACTTCACCGTTGGCGTCGTCCAGCCGATCTTCTTCGCCTTGCCCACCATCGCAATGATGGTTCTGTTCCCGAATGGCCGCCCCATCCCTCGCTGGACCCGCTGGCTGGTCTTCGTCGCGGCACTGGAAATCGTCCTCCTCCCCCTCCCTTGGATCAGCGGAGTCCTCTTCCCGACCTCGTTGGCACTTGCGTCCCAACTCCTGTACGGGTCCTGGATCATCCTGGCCACCGTATTCGTTCTGGCCGTCTACGGGCAGGTCTACCGCTATCGCCGCGTGTCGACCC contains:
- a CDS encoding class I SAM-dependent methyltransferase, which codes for MAENERPKAAALGEPSYVWRAGQERRWRMIEAAAGKRLAGSVLDNGCGVGLYLRRLAGSAQRAVGVELDFERGAQAKSAAPVVNAAAEALPLASAAFDLILSHEVLEHVADDQAALAEMARLLRPGGRLVLFVPNRGYPFETHGVYWRGRYRFGNIPLVNYLPRRWRDRLAPHVRAYRTSDIAHLLQGLPAKVVERRVLFGAYDNIIARWPPVGRGLRAVLQRLERTPLRVLGLSHFWVVEKLFHSPANPSDGPALRSGTPVRPPEGPS
- a CDS encoding class I SAM-dependent methyltransferase, whose amino-acid sequence is LPFAAGTFDGVVSGFLLRNVSDVPAALAEQARVLRRGGRFVCLDTTPPAAGWTRPLLHFHLHVVIPLLGRWVARDPEAYNYLPDSTERFLEAEALAARLTAAGLAQAGYVRRMLGTVAIHWASKPV
- a CDS encoding UbiX family flavin prenyltransferase, translated to MEASRRRIIVAITGASGAIYGIRSLEALRSLGVETHLVLSPAARVTIHQETDHKVSEVEALASVVHAPQDIGASIASGSFVTQGMLIAPCSVKTLSAVANSYADDLIGRAADVCLKEGRPLLLMVRETPLHRGHLRLMDLAAQAGAIIFPPVPSFYDHPQSLDAIVQATVGRALQRLGIDNDAYRTWQGL
- a CDS encoding pyridoxamine 5'-phosphate oxidase family protein — encoded protein: MTGSTAGFAEPDHAALLELLEETPAFTLATLDPDGAPRATPLFFAADDLALVFLSDPASQHSRNLQADPRCAASLYPAIADWRELRGLQLRGRARRLRETEAPRALQLYLRRFPFAADLAQAVEATAPYRFQPNWIRRIDNRQGFGFQQEWDLDG